In Tachysurus vachellii isolate PV-2020 chromosome 3, HZAU_Pvac_v1, whole genome shotgun sequence, one genomic interval encodes:
- the LOC132842236 gene encoding formyl peptide receptor 2-like, translated as MASNSSFIFLPETEATSKNDKITVDVDAIMNNMTIVFYTITVFLGTIGNAVVIWMSGFRLKANVTNVWLVNLAVADLIFCFTRVTSLIKKLFYEFWPFGLFLCKFNGFFKYTNMFCSVFILAVISLDRVICVWQPVFSRQRRTVCAARLISVVVWTVAVIFSAPYYVYRQVYIGKNNLSKCSLEVPQLSEADNRAKMALYSIRFLCGFLLPFLIILTCYVLAGLGIRRTRIVRKSRPLRILAGLVCAFFLCWGPYHFLLLVKMVDSKSQAVKVGLPIAKGIAYFNSCVNPILYFFMGLDKRLHFNQSLSRVYARALAEDFEVQTSQSKDCAGTMDDTAEALQES; from the exons ATGGCATCAAACAGCTCTTTTATCTTCCTTCCTGAAACTGAAGCCACcagcaaaaatgacaaaatcacAGTGGATGTTGATGCTATTATGAACAACATGACAATTGTTTTTTACACAATCACTGTATTTTTGGGGACTATTGGAAATGCGGTGGTCATCTGGATGTCCGGATTCCGTCTAAAAGCCAACGTCACCAATGTCTGGTTGGTCAACTTGGCTGTAGCAGACCTGATTTTCTGTTTCACTCGTGTTACTTCATTGATTAAGAAACTCTTCTATGAATTTTGGCCCTTTGGCTTGTTTCTCTGCAAGTTCAATGGATTCTTCAAGTACACCAATATGTTCTGCAGTGTTTTCATCCTGGCCGTCATTAGTCTGGATCGGGTAATTTGTGTTTGGCAACCGGTGTTCAGCAGGCAGCGGAGAACTGTATGTGCAGCTAGACTCATCAGCGTTGTGGTTTGGACAGTGGCAGTGATCTTCAGTGCACCATATTATGTGTACCGACAAGTGTATATCGGAAAGAACAACTTAAGCAAGTGCTCCTTGgag GTGCCACAGTTATCTGAAGCTGACAACAGAGCTAAGATGGCCTTGTACAGTATTCGCTTCTTATGTGGATTTTTGTTGCCTTTCCTCATCATCCTGACCTGCTATGTACTAGCTGGTTTAGGGATACGGCGAACACGGATCGTTCGCAAATCACGGCCCCTTCGAATTCTTGCAGGATTGGTCTGTGCATTCTTCCTGTGCTGGGGGCCTTACCACTTTCTCCTATTGGTCAAAATGGTGGACAGCAAGAGCCAAGCAGTAAAAGTGGGCCTGCCCATAGCTAAGGGTATAGCTTATTTCAACAGCTGTGTTAACCCAATTTTGTACTTCTTTATGGGGCTGGACAAGAGACTGCACTTTAATCAAAGCCTGTCTCGGGTCTATGCTAGAGCTCTAGCTGAAGACTTTGAGGTACAAACTTCACAGTCTAAGGATTGCGCAGGAACAATGGATGACACTGCAGAAGCATTGCAAGAGTCATAG
- the LOC132842235 gene encoding formyl peptide receptor 2-like, with protein MTSADTLNLLPETEVTKSDKTIMDVDAIMNNITIVFYAITIFLGTFGNAVVIWMSGFRLKANVTNVWLVNLAVADLIFCFTRVTSLIKNLYDGFWFFGLFLCKFNGFFKYTNMFCSVFILAVISLDRVICVWQPVFSRQRRTVCAARLISVVVWTVAMIFSAPYYVYRQVYIGKNNLSKCSMEVPQLSEADNRAKMALYSIRFLCGFLLPFLIILTCYVLAGLGIRRTRIIHKSRPLRILAGLVCAFFLCWGPYHFLLLVKMVDSKSQAVKVGLPIAKGIAYFNSCVNPILYFFMGLDKRLRFNQSLSRVYARALAEDFEVQTSQSKDCTGTMDDTSEALQES; from the exons ATGACATCTGCAGACACCTTAAATCTCCTTCCTGAAACTGAAGTCACCAAAAGTGACAAGACAATCATGGATGTTGATGCTATTATGAACAACATCACAATTGTTTTTTACGCAATCACTATATTTTTGGGCACTTTTGGAAATGCGGTGGTCATCTGGATGTCCGGATTCCGTCTAAAAGCCAACGTCACCAATGTCTGGTTGGTCAACTTGGCTGTAGCAGACCTGATTTTCTGTTTCACTCGTGTTACTTCACTGATTAAGAACCTCTACGATGGATTTTGGTTCTTTGGCTTGTTTCTCTGCAAGTTCAATGGATTCTTCAAGTACACCAATATGTTCTGCAGTGTTTTCATCCTGGCCGTCATTAGTCTGGATCGGGTAATTTGTGTTTGGCAACCGGTGTTCAGCCGGCAGCGGAGAACTGTATGTGCAGCTAGACTCATCAGCGTTGTGGTTTGGACAGTGGCAATGATCTTCAGTGCACCATATTATGTGTACCGACAAGTGTATATTGGAAAGAACAACTTAAGCAAGTGCTCtatggag GTGCCACAGTTATCTGAAGCTGACAACAGAGCTAAGATGGCCTTGTACAGTATTCGATTCTTATGTGGATTTTTGTTGCCTTTCCTCATCATCCTGACCTGCTATGTACTAGCTGGTTTAGGGATACGGCGAACACGGATCATTCACAAATCACGGCCCCTTCGAATTCTTGCAGGATTGGTCTGTGCATTCTTCCTGTGCTGGGGGCCTTACCACTTTCTCCTATTGGTCAAAATGGTGGACAGCAAGAGCCAAGCAGTAAAAGTGGGCCTGCCCATAGCTAAGGGTATAGCTTATTTCAACAGCTGTGTTAACCCAATTTTGTACTTCTTTATGGGGCTGGACAAGAGACTGCGCTTTAATCAAAGCCTGTCTCGGGTCTATGCTAGAGCTCTAGCTGAAGACTTTGAGGTACAAACTTCACAGTCTAAGGATTGCACAGGAACAATGGATGACACTTCAGAAGCATTGCAAGAGTCATAG